The Methanothrix soehngenii GP6 genome has a window encoding:
- a CDS encoding 50S ribosomal protein L16 gives MTRKPASMYRRHERPYTRRKYMGGVPGSKVVHYDMGNLQEDYPLKLTLVVMEPCQIRHTALEAARVAANRYLLKQMGRTNFHLKLRTYPHHVIRENKQATGAGADRVSSGMRMAFGKAVGTAARVEAGQKLFTLGIPPQYLNDAKEALTRAGHKLPTPIQIIVESGQELIR, from the coding sequence TTGACACGCAAGCCAGCAAGCATGTATCGAAGGCATGAACGTCCCTACACGCGCAGAAAGTACATGGGGGGCGTTCCGGGAAGCAAGGTAGTTCACTATGATATGGGGAATCTGCAGGAGGACTATCCCCTAAAGCTGACACTGGTTGTCATGGAGCCCTGCCAGATCAGGCACACCGCCCTGGAAGCGGCAAGAGTAGCAGCCAACCGTTACCTCCTGAAGCAAATGGGCAGGACCAACTTCCACCTCAAGCTCAGAACATATCCCCATCATGTCATTCGCGAGAATAAGCAGGCCACCGGTGCAGGTGCGGACCGTGTATCCAGCGGCATGAGAATGGCCTTCGGCAAAGCGGTAGGGACCGCGGCTAGAGTTGAAGCCGGCCAGAAGCTCTTCACCCTGGGAATACCCCCTCAGTACCTCAACGATGCTAAAGAAGCATTGACCAGAGCCGGACATAAGCTGCCCACTCCCATTCAGATCATAGTTGAATCCGGTCAAGAGCTGATAAGGTAA
- the gatD gene encoding Glu-tRNA(Gln) amidotransferase subunit GatD, whose protein sequence is MDLGDRVLVERNGISYEGVLMPSRRADHVVIKLKNGYNIGLKARESDIKLIEKGKEIKSQQLDRPLKDKPGLPPVSILSTGGTIASKVDYRTGAVTSQFSAGEIITAIPELEEIANYRARVIYQILSENMRSDYWTALARSVAEEIERGAEGVVITHGTDTMMYTAAALSFMLKTPVPVVLVGSQRSSDRPSSDASMNAVCAATVATSDIAEVSVVMHGTTNDDYCTIHRGTRVRKMHTSRRDAFQTINQHPLGRVDYLSRKVETYLPFCHRGEVEMELNERLEPRCSLVKYTPGSSPEILHYYIDKGYRGVVLEGTGLGHVASDWIEGIGRAKEENIPVVVTSQCLRGRICDRVYDTGRDMLDAGAIEGGDMLPEVALVKLMWVLANNPEEVVTLMKTSLAGEISHSIPITV, encoded by the coding sequence ATGGATCTGGGAGATAGAGTCTTGGTGGAGAGGAACGGCATCTCCTATGAGGGGGTTCTCATGCCATCCCGCCGTGCGGATCACGTGGTCATAAAGCTCAAGAACGGCTACAACATCGGCCTTAAGGCAAGAGAGAGCGACATCAAGCTCATAGAAAAAGGCAAGGAGATCAAATCCCAGCAATTGGACAGACCCCTCAAGGATAAGCCTGGCCTGCCCCCGGTATCCATTCTCTCAACCGGAGGGACAATAGCCAGCAAGGTTGACTACCGGACGGGAGCAGTCACCAGCCAGTTCTCCGCCGGCGAGATCATCACCGCCATCCCTGAGCTGGAGGAGATCGCCAACTATCGAGCTCGGGTGATCTACCAGATCCTGAGCGAGAATATGCGTTCGGACTACTGGACGGCCCTCGCGCGGTCGGTGGCAGAGGAGATCGAGAGGGGCGCAGAAGGAGTCGTCATAACCCACGGCACTGACACCATGATGTACACTGCTGCCGCACTCTCCTTCATGCTAAAGACCCCGGTTCCTGTGGTGCTGGTCGGCTCCCAGAGGAGCTCCGATCGTCCCAGCAGCGATGCCTCCATGAATGCCGTCTGTGCAGCTACCGTTGCCACCAGCGATATCGCCGAGGTCAGCGTGGTCATGCACGGCACAACCAATGACGACTACTGCACCATCCATCGAGGCACACGGGTTCGCAAGATGCATACCTCTCGTCGGGATGCCTTCCAGACCATCAACCAGCACCCTCTGGGCAGGGTAGATTACCTCAGCAGAAAGGTAGAGACCTATCTTCCCTTTTGCCACCGGGGCGAGGTGGAGATGGAGCTGAATGAGAGGCTTGAGCCCAGGTGCAGTCTGGTCAAGTACACCCCGGGATCCTCTCCGGAGATCCTGCATTACTATATCGATAAAGGTTACCGGGGAGTAGTCCTGGAGGGGACTGGCTTAGGTCACGTCGCCTCCGACTGGATAGAGGGAATTGGCAGGGCAAAGGAGGAAAATATACCGGTGGTCGTGACCTCACAGTGCCTGCGGGGCAGGATATGTGACCGGGTATACGATACCGGTCGAGATATGCTTGATGCCGGTGCAATTGAGGGGGGCGATATGCTGCCCGAGGTGGCCCTGGTCAAGCTGATGTGGGTGCTGGCCAACAATCCAGAGGAGGTCGTCACACTGATGAAGACCTCATTGGCCGGCGAGATCTCCCACTCCATACCGATCACCGTTTAG
- a CDS encoding RNA-guided endonuclease InsQ/TnpB family protein, which translates to MTEQVLTVRCKLSPTDSQAEEMEDTLKAFADACNWINQNTPAKLRNKVRIQGIVYQDVRAKFGLSANLAIRAINRVASNRKTAMKDHSSVKNFEPTSIDYDTRIFAFREKDEEISVTLLRSRQRIKLVLGDYQRTRLKDSKPTSATLCKKGSEYYINIQVKSEAPEQIHVDTVLGVDLGITDIAVTSEGQKFGGKTIKLIKNHYASMRAVLQQKAVKGTRSSRRRCRELQQRLSSKEARYQRQINHEISKAIVTRAQEIPAKIALEDLTGIREGVNQKSGKNHRRKVNGWAFYQLKEFLSYKALAAGVPLVQVDPAYTSQTCHQCGEHGIRNGKSFKCPVCGWSGDADFNGAKNIAFLGRYVDRPGGSEGLPSIKAVLSGLLKAPVFRPE; encoded by the coding sequence ATGACTGAGCAGGTGTTAACCGTCCGATGCAAGTTAAGTCCAACAGACTCCCAGGCCGAAGAGATGGAGGATACTCTGAAAGCCTTTGCGGATGCCTGCAATTGGATAAACCAGAATACGCCTGCTAAGCTCAGAAATAAGGTCCGTATTCAGGGCATTGTATACCAAGATGTTCGAGCTAAGTTTGGTCTTTCTGCCAATCTGGCAATCAGGGCTATCAATCGCGTTGCATCTAACCGTAAGACTGCCATGAAGGATCATTCATCAGTTAAGAACTTTGAACCAACCAGTATAGATTATGATACTAGGATCTTTGCTTTCAGAGAGAAAGACGAAGAAATCAGCGTGACTCTTCTTAGATCGAGACAACGAATCAAGTTGGTTCTAGGCGACTATCAGCGAACCAGACTCAAGGATTCTAAACCGACAAGCGCAACGCTTTGTAAGAAAGGATCTGAATACTATATCAACATCCAGGTTAAAAGCGAAGCACCGGAGCAGATACATGTTGATACAGTTCTAGGTGTCGATCTTGGTATAACTGATATAGCTGTGACCTCCGAAGGCCAGAAGTTTGGCGGAAAGACTATCAAGCTAATCAAGAATCATTATGCGTCTATGCGTGCTGTTCTTCAACAGAAAGCCGTGAAAGGTACAAGGAGTTCAAGGCGAAGATGCCGAGAGCTTCAGCAACGACTATCAAGCAAAGAAGCACGCTACCAACGGCAGATCAACCACGAAATCAGCAAAGCCATTGTGACCAGAGCCCAGGAGATTCCTGCAAAGATAGCTCTGGAAGATCTAACCGGAATTAGAGAAGGCGTCAACCAGAAATCAGGAAAAAACCATAGACGAAAAGTCAATGGTTGGGCCTTCTACCAGCTTAAGGAGTTCCTTAGCTATAAGGCTCTCGCGGCTGGTGTTCCTCTGGTTCAGGTGGACCCCGCATACACCAGCCAGACGTGTCATCAGTGCGGTGAGCATGGAATCAGGAATGGCAAGAGCTTCAAGTGTCCTGTGTGTGGTTGGTCTGGCGATGCTGATTTCAATGGTGCTAAGAATATAGCTTTCTTGGGCCGCTATGTAGACCGGCCTGGAGGCTCGGAAGGACTTCCAAGCATCAAGGCAGTCCTTTCAGGGCTACTGAAAGCTCCGGTCTTTAGGCCGGAGTAG
- a CDS encoding class I SAM-dependent methyltransferase: protein MHRWDPETYEKSSSAQQTWAQELLSKISIRGDERILDIGCGDGKITAEISRLVPRGSVVGLDSSLEMLNFAQSRFPDELWPNLEFQHQDARDLPYHDQFDLILSFAALHWILDHRPVLAGIRRSLKSEGRVFMQFGGRGNAASVLDLAGEMIDEEKWYPYFEGFQFPYGFYGPEEYRAWLDESGLRAVRVELLHKDMVQKDKAGLASWIESTWLPYIQRVPVEMRSDFIHEVVDRYIQLHPLDENGDVHVGMVRLEVEARKSDSDNKLNRSD, encoded by the coding sequence ATGCACAGATGGGATCCAGAGACCTATGAGAAGAGCTCGTCTGCCCAGCAGACATGGGCGCAGGAACTTTTGTCCAAGATCTCAATCAGGGGAGATGAAAGGATACTTGATATCGGATGCGGAGACGGCAAGATCACCGCCGAGATATCGCGCCTCGTTCCCAGGGGGTCGGTGGTGGGGCTTGATAGCTCCCTGGAGATGCTGAACTTTGCACAATCACGCTTCCCTGATGAGCTATGGCCAAACCTCGAGTTCCAGCACCAGGATGCCCGGGATCTGCCATACCATGACCAGTTTGATCTTATCCTCTCTTTTGCTGCTCTTCACTGGATTTTGGATCACAGGCCAGTTCTGGCGGGGATCAGGCGGAGCCTGAAGAGCGAAGGCCGGGTCTTTATGCAGTTTGGAGGAAGGGGCAATGCGGCCAGCGTCCTGGATCTTGCCGGGGAGATGATCGATGAAGAGAAATGGTATCCTTACTTCGAAGGCTTCCAGTTTCCTTACGGCTTTTATGGACCGGAGGAGTACCGGGCCTGGCTGGATGAATCCGGCCTGAGAGCGGTTCGGGTAGAGCTATTGCATAAGGATATGGTCCAGAAGGACAAGGCGGGCCTGGCCTCATGGATTGAGAGCACCTGGTTGCCCTATATCCAAAGAGTCCCGGTGGAGATGAGATCGGATTTTATTCATGAGGTGGTGGATAGATACATCCAGCTTCATCCTCTGGATGAGAATGGTGATGTTCATGTGGGGATGGTGAGGCTGGAGGTAGAGGCCAGGAAAAGCGATTCCGATAATAAGCTTAATAGATCCGACTGA
- a CDS encoding XTP/dITP diphosphatase, which yields MISFITSNKGKYVEARAIIDGLEQKDLGYTEIQADTLEEVAVYGINEIMARLKEPAMLEDAGLFIEALGGFPGVYSAYVQKTIGNEGILRLMDGISNRKAFFKSVVVYSEPGLEPRMFQGIVEGQIGHEARGSSGFGYDPIFYVGEKSLAEMELAEKNRISHRAASMRALDEWLEGR from the coding sequence ATGATCAGCTTTATCACCAGTAACAAAGGAAAGTATGTGGAGGCCCGGGCCATTATCGATGGTCTGGAGCAGAAGGATCTTGGCTATACTGAGATTCAAGCGGATACTCTGGAAGAGGTGGCGGTCTATGGCATCAACGAGATCATGGCCCGGCTAAAGGAGCCAGCAATGCTGGAGGATGCTGGCCTTTTCATCGAGGCGCTGGGCGGCTTTCCTGGGGTCTACTCCGCCTATGTCCAGAAGACCATTGGCAATGAGGGAATACTGCGGCTCATGGATGGGATCTCGAATCGCAAGGCCTTCTTCAAGTCGGTGGTTGTGTATTCCGAGCCGGGGCTTGAGCCCCGGATGTTCCAGGGGATAGTTGAGGGGCAGATCGGCCATGAGGCGCGGGGAAGCTCGGGCTTTGGATACGACCCCATATTCTATGTGGGGGAAAAGAGCCTGGCCGAGATGGAGCTGGCGGAGAAGAATCGAATATCTCACCGTGCTGCATCAATGCGCGCTCTTGATGAATGGCTGGAGGGCCGCTAA
- a CDS encoding ribonuclease P protein component 4 translates to MRRRKDNHRSRDLALQRMERLFVLAEEAHRLHPERSNRYVQIARRISTRTRVRMPRSLKRLCCRHCGSYLSPGNSRVRLSEGVMVTTCIFCNGQMRRPYKPRRE, encoded by the coding sequence GTGAGACGAAGAAAGGACAATCATAGATCCAGAGATCTTGCCCTGCAGCGTATGGAAAGGCTCTTTGTCCTGGCAGAGGAGGCGCACCGGCTTCATCCTGAGAGAAGCAATAGGTATGTCCAGATCGCCCGGCGGATAAGCACTCGCACCAGGGTCAGAATGCCCCGATCTCTTAAGAGGCTTTGCTGCCGACACTGTGGCAGCTACCTGTCCCCGGGGAACTCCAGGGTGAGGCTATCAGAAGGCGTTATGGTCACTACCTGCATATTCTGCAATGGTCAGATGAGGCGTCCCTATAAGCCCAGAAGGGAATAG
- a CDS encoding YkvA family protein: MKRFDVMLEKDISGYEGEFSDIIHQAPAFYRMMTRLLDDKDLPKSMSPQIIAAIAYFILPEDIIPEDKFGPVGYVDDIYLCAFVAYEVMKETGSSDIISRNWDGGRPVIELVEEILNREKELLGNKKERMMQYIGFDEI, from the coding sequence TTGAAGAGATTCGATGTAATGCTGGAAAAGGATATATCCGGATACGAAGGAGAATTTTCCGATATCATTCATCAAGCTCCGGCCTTTTATAGAATGATGACCAGGCTGCTAGATGATAAAGATCTTCCCAAATCCATGTCGCCGCAGATTATTGCCGCCATCGCATACTTCATTCTGCCCGAGGACATAATTCCCGAAGATAAGTTCGGCCCGGTAGGATATGTCGATGATATCTATCTATGCGCCTTCGTCGCATATGAGGTGATGAAGGAAACAGGATCTTCCGATATCATATCCCGGAACTGGGATGGAGGCAGGCCTGTGATCGAGCTGGTAGAAGAGATACTCAATCGCGAAAAGGAGCTTTTGGGCAATAAGAAAGAAAGGATGATGCAGTATATAGGCTTCGACGAGATTTAG
- a CDS encoding tetratricopeptide repeat protein, which produces MKLALTLLALLAATSIPSAAEEHTAEYWSSLGDQQLYNGSIEEAARSYDEALELDPGNVNLWNRKGYAFGILGRYEDAIASFEKALAINSTNVEALNWKGLALYRGLDRHDEAIACFDKVLGLNASDSEAWNGKGMALADKGDLSGSLVCLQMASKLDPLNPGAWNNEGVVLREQGKYQEALERFDKALLLDPNNQAAQTNRNNTLQDMNRIVQLGTGRA; this is translated from the coding sequence ATGAAGCTCGCATTGACCCTATTAGCTCTTCTGGCAGCGACAAGCATTCCCTCGGCGGCGGAAGAGCATACGGCGGAATACTGGTCGAGCCTTGGAGATCAGCAATTGTATAACGGCAGCATAGAAGAGGCCGCAAGAAGCTATGATGAGGCCCTGGAGTTGGACCCCGGCAATGTTAACCTTTGGAACCGCAAGGGATATGCATTTGGCATCTTGGGTCGTTATGAGGATGCAATAGCAAGTTTCGAAAAGGCTCTGGCGATAAACTCCACGAATGTCGAGGCTTTGAACTGGAAGGGCCTTGCCCTCTACAGAGGATTAGACAGGCATGATGAGGCTATAGCCTGCTTTGACAAAGTATTGGGGCTGAATGCTTCAGACTCTGAAGCCTGGAATGGAAAGGGCATGGCTTTGGCTGATAAAGGCGATCTCTCCGGATCGCTGGTCTGTCTTCAGATGGCAAGCAAACTCGATCCTCTGAATCCAGGTGCCTGGAATAATGAGGGGGTAGTCCTGCGGGAGCAGGGAAAGTACCAGGAAGCGCTGGAACGCTTCGATAAAGCCCTGCTTCTTGACCCTAACAACCAGGCGGCTCAGACGAACCGGAATAACACCCTGCAAGATATGAATCGGATCGTTCAGCTGGGAACGGGCAGGGCATAA
- a CDS encoding C1 family peptidase yields MDEIKEIRSRIKGMNLTWTAGETAVSELATDEKMHYLGLVVPEDEKAMILQMAERDRSLAAKSGSVSIYPTQWDWRDVSGNDWTTPIKDQRQCGSCVAFATVAAIESNLEIFKRDPSLDPDLSEADLFFRGCGDCCGRGWYFTPALRFAQSSGVPDEACNPYQGDKTGSCPDRDKRVVKIESWTTITNSSQAKEWLSQRGPLIGGLSVYEDFFYYEKGVYKTAYGGYMGDHAVCVVGFDDAKGCWICKNSWGQGWGESGWFKIAYGECGMGSQFAFYGVQFTADDDLIMPKSGRVIVRFTGKSTTLEDEIWLYRPEEKLIFRAVDSDLGKIHDLGAFPAGTRLTFALKTSAGHIFYSDQLLNDDVCDHVNKTGIGTYKWQLNWEDLYGLGEKDYNDVSMEIEIISATSEDLVMPKEGRVFATLKQRHAATKEEFRLSSPENRLIFTLDSPMGKAIDLGKYPEGASLTFAFKTLEGYTYYTDQVKNPDFLSHVRKLPTGYNKWELRWEKSYGMRLKSYKDLTAEIIVAPIVREDVILEKDSHVVARLVSKNTPNHNQFWLYKPEKKLIFDSIQGNVGKSFEVGDYPTGTRLIFALQTQDGAFFYTDSGLNEDGKSHVLRLKLGSNKCQLRWEDLYGLKDTDYNDLVVEIKMDPKQDPKKRVTG; encoded by the coding sequence ATGGATGAGATCAAGGAGATTCGAAGCAGGATCAAAGGGATGAACCTGACCTGGACCGCGGGGGAGACAGCCGTATCAGAACTGGCCACAGACGAGAAGATGCACTACCTGGGGCTAGTGGTCCCGGAGGATGAGAAAGCGATGATCCTGCAGATGGCGGAAAGGGATAGATCTCTTGCGGCAAAATCGGGATCTGTATCCATATATCCCACCCAGTGGGACTGGAGAGACGTGTCCGGCAACGACTGGACGACGCCGATAAAGGATCAGAGGCAGTGCGGCTCTTGCGTTGCCTTTGCCACTGTGGCGGCCATTGAGTCCAATTTGGAGATCTTCAAGAGAGACCCATCCCTCGATCCCGACCTTTCCGAGGCAGATCTTTTCTTCAGGGGCTGCGGCGACTGCTGTGGACGGGGCTGGTATTTCACTCCCGCTCTGAGATTTGCTCAGTCCAGTGGAGTTCCTGACGAGGCATGCAATCCTTATCAGGGGGATAAGACCGGCAGCTGCCCGGACAGAGACAAACGCGTGGTCAAGATAGAGAGCTGGACGACCATAACCAACAGCTCCCAGGCCAAGGAGTGGCTCAGCCAGCGCGGTCCACTCATCGGCGGGCTGAGCGTTTATGAGGATTTCTTCTATTATGAGAAAGGAGTCTATAAGACTGCATACGGCGGATATATGGGCGACCACGCAGTATGCGTTGTGGGCTTCGATGATGCCAAAGGCTGCTGGATCTGCAAGAACAGCTGGGGACAGGGCTGGGGAGAAAGCGGCTGGTTCAAGATCGCCTACGGAGAATGCGGAATGGGAAGCCAGTTCGCTTTCTATGGAGTTCAGTTCACAGCAGACGATGACCTGATCATGCCAAAATCAGGAAGGGTTATTGTGCGCTTTACCGGCAAGAGCACCACTCTGGAGGATGAGATCTGGCTATACCGTCCTGAGGAGAAACTGATCTTCCGGGCGGTTGACTCCGATCTGGGCAAGATCCATGATCTGGGAGCCTTTCCCGCCGGAACCCGGCTCACATTTGCCCTGAAGACTTCAGCGGGGCATATCTTCTACAGCGACCAGCTCTTAAACGACGACGTCTGCGACCATGTTAACAAAACCGGCATTGGAACCTACAAATGGCAGCTTAATTGGGAGGACCTCTACGGCCTGGGGGAGAAGGACTACAACGATGTGAGCATGGAGATTGAGATCATTAGCGCCACCAGCGAGGATCTGGTGATGCCCAAAGAGGGAAGGGTCTTTGCCACCCTTAAACAAAGGCATGCCGCCACCAAAGAGGAGTTCAGGCTGAGTTCTCCGGAGAATAGGTTGATCTTCACCCTGGATAGCCCCATGGGAAAGGCAATAGACCTGGGAAAGTATCCCGAAGGCGCCAGCCTCACATTCGCCTTCAAGACACTTGAGGGTTACACCTACTACACCGATCAGGTGAAAAACCCAGATTTCTTGAGCCACGTGAGAAAGCTCCCCACTGGATACAACAAATGGGAGCTTCGCTGGGAGAAATCCTATGGGATGCGCCTCAAAAGCTACAAGGATCTCACAGCAGAGATAATAGTGGCACCCATCGTCCGAGAGGATGTGATTTTGGAGAAAGACAGCCACGTGGTGGCCAGACTGGTCAGCAAGAATACGCCCAATCATAACCAGTTCTGGCTCTATAAGCCCGAGAAGAAGCTGATCTTCGACTCCATTCAGGGAAACGTGGGCAAGAGCTTTGAGGTAGGAGACTATCCGACAGGAACCAGGCTGATCTTCGCTCTGCAGACCCAGGATGGGGCCTTCTTCTACACAGACAGCGGCCTCAATGAGGACGGGAAATCGCACGTCCTTCGGCTGAAGCTCGGATCGAATAAATGCCAGCTTCGCTGGGAGGACCTTTACGGTCTGAAGGACACCGACTATAACGACCTGGTGGTGGAGATCAAGATGGATCCAAAACAGGATCCTAAAAAGCGGGTGACTGGATAA
- a CDS encoding M48 metallopeptidase family protein, giving the protein MEIVVKRSARRKKTIQARMVAGKMEVLAPASISDAALRAHIEKLQIRLEKRIYPKDDLHLSQRAAALNERYFRGSLSWNSIQYSSRQEHRRGSCNCAARTILISDRLASLPQWVEDYVIVHELAHLIEPNHGKRFKALVNRYPLAERAIGFLMASETLEAKGV; this is encoded by the coding sequence ATGGAGATCGTGGTGAAGAGGTCTGCGCGACGGAAGAAGACCATTCAGGCCCGGATGGTGGCGGGAAAGATGGAGGTCTTGGCTCCTGCATCCATCTCAGATGCCGCCCTTCGGGCCCATATAGAGAAGCTTCAAATCAGGCTGGAGAAACGGATCTACCCCAAGGACGACCTCCATTTAAGCCAGAGGGCGGCAGCCCTAAATGAGAGATATTTCCGGGGAAGCCTGTCTTGGAATAGCATTCAATATTCCTCCCGCCAGGAGCACCGGCGTGGCTCGTGCAACTGTGCCGCCCGGACCATTCTCATAAGCGACCGTCTGGCAAGCCTTCCTCAATGGGTGGAGGATTATGTTATAGTGCATGAGCTCGCCCACCTCATCGAGCCGAATCATGGCAAGAGGTTCAAGGCCCTGGTGAATAGGTATCCTTTGGCAGAGAGGGCAATCGGATTTCTGATGGCATCCGAGACGCTGGAGGCAAAAGGTGTCTAG
- a CDS encoding DJ-1 family glyoxalase III gives MKILVTLADGFEEIEAINVIDILRRAGIDVVTAGLKDGLVEGSHGVRVMPDTSLGRINHKDLDGLVLPGGAPGFINLGKDERILNMIRELNQANKYVAAICGAPSVLIKAGVLQGRKATVHPSGEEEVRSCAQFSSDRVVVDGNIITSRTPGTAMEFALKLVEVFVGKKKMEQAKAQTLAICKGD, from the coding sequence ATGAAGATACTGGTTACTCTGGCAGATGGCTTCGAGGAGATCGAGGCCATCAACGTCATTGATATCTTGAGACGCGCGGGAATAGATGTGGTAACCGCTGGGTTGAAGGATGGATTGGTAGAGGGATCTCATGGGGTACGGGTGATGCCTGATACCAGCCTGGGCAGGATCAATCATAAAGATCTGGACGGCCTGGTCCTTCCTGGAGGAGCGCCCGGCTTCATCAACCTGGGAAAGGATGAACGGATATTGAATATGATCAGGGAGCTGAATCAGGCGAACAAGTATGTGGCAGCTATATGCGGAGCGCCATCGGTCCTGATTAAAGCGGGAGTCTTGCAGGGCCGGAAGGCCACTGTGCATCCTTCTGGGGAGGAGGAGGTAAGGTCGTGCGCCCAGTTCTCCAGTGATCGGGTGGTGGTTGATGGAAATATCATAACCAGCCGCACTCCGGGAACGGCGATGGAGTTCGCCTTGAAGCTGGTAGAGGTATTCGTGGGTAAGAAGAAGATGGAGCAGGCCAAGGCTCAGACTCTGGCGATATGCAAAGGGGATTGA
- a CDS encoding tetratricopeptide repeat protein, with the protein MKCFWSLLLLLFILAHSVQGQQTAEEWTNKGLDYAIEGKYVQAIQCYDEAIRINPDLAMAWNNKGVAYHLQGNHSEAIRFLDEAIRINPDFGMAWNNKGNAYANLGNFTEAIHCYDLAIGLDPDDALAWNNKGRASGEQGNYTEAIRCYDEAIRINPDYALAWYNKGEALRATGDSVNADAAFARARELGRMASAAFQET; encoded by the coding sequence ATGAAATGCTTTTGGAGCTTACTGCTCCTCCTCTTTATTCTAGCTCACAGCGTACAAGGGCAGCAAACGGCAGAAGAATGGACCAACAAAGGCCTTGACTATGCCATTGAGGGCAAATATGTGCAAGCCATACAATGCTATGACGAGGCAATCAGAATCAACCCGGACTTGGCCATGGCCTGGAACAATAAAGGCGTAGCTTACCATTTGCAGGGCAACCACAGTGAAGCCATTAGATTCCTCGACGAGGCTATCAGGATCAATCCGGACTTCGGCATGGCCTGGAACAATAAAGGAAATGCTTACGCCAACCTGGGCAACTTTACTGAAGCCATCCACTGCTATGACCTGGCCATCGGGCTGGATCCAGACGACGCTCTGGCCTGGAACAACAAAGGCAGAGCTTCCGGAGAGCAAGGCAACTATACAGAAGCCATCCGTTGCTATGACGAGGCAATCAGGATCAATCCGGACTATGCTTTGGCCTGGTACAACAAAGGTGAAGCTCTCAGAGCAACCGGCGACAGCGTCAACGCAGATGCCGCTTTCGCCAGGGCAAGGGAGCTGGGGAGGATGGCCAGCGCGGCTTTTCAGGAGACGTAG